One window of Calderihabitans maritimus genomic DNA carries:
- a CDS encoding 2-oxoacid:ferredoxin oxidoreductase subunit beta, with translation MLAELEPFLRSSKLPHLWCPGCGNGIVLGSLLRAINRVERDPNQIVIVSGIGCSSRATAYLNFDTLHTTHGRAIAFATGIKLANPNLTVIVITGDGDCTAIGGNHLIHAARRNLDLTVLVFNNNIYGMTGGQYSPTTPTEGRATTAPYGNIERPFDLIELAKAAGATYLGRATAYHNKLLTRLLVNAIINKGFSLVEAITHCPVGFGKRNGIAVPADMLKWQRDHAVTVQAAAQMTQEELADKVIIGELYSNPEPEYTEQYSQLVARAQNLGGGMGS, from the coding sequence ATGCTGGCAGAACTCGAACCGTTCCTCAGGAGCAGCAAACTGCCTCATCTTTGGTGCCCTGGTTGCGGCAACGGAATAGTATTAGGATCATTGCTGCGAGCAATCAATCGAGTCGAGCGTGATCCGAATCAGATAGTCATAGTTTCAGGAATCGGCTGCTCTTCCCGGGCAACCGCTTACCTTAATTTTGACACATTGCATACTACCCATGGGCGAGCCATTGCGTTTGCCACCGGTATTAAACTGGCTAATCCAAACTTAACCGTAATTGTTATTACCGGTGATGGAGATTGTACAGCCATAGGCGGTAACCATTTGATTCATGCTGCCCGGCGCAATCTTGATTTAACGGTGTTGGTCTTTAATAACAACATATACGGAATGACCGGCGGGCAGTATTCACCTACTACGCCTACAGAGGGTCGAGCAACCACCGCTCCGTACGGAAACATTGAACGGCCTTTCGATCTAATTGAGCTAGCGAAAGCGGCGGGAGCCACCTACCTCGGGAGAGCTACTGCTTACCATAATAAACTACTTACGAGATTGCTGGTAAATGCAATAATTAACAAGGGCTTTAGTTTGGTAGAAGCTATCACTCATTGTCCTGTAGGTTTCGGTAAACGCAATGGCATAGCCGTTCCGGCAGATATGCTTAAGTGGCAGCGGGATCATGCAGTAACCGTCCAGGCAGCAGCTCAGATGACACAAGAGGAGTTGGCCGATAAAGTAATCATTGGTGAACTGTATTCCAACCCGGAACCGGAATATACTGAGCAGTATTCCCAGCTAGTCGCTCGAGCACAAAACTTAGGAGGAGGAATGGGGTCATGA
- a CDS encoding 2-oxoacid:acceptor oxidoreductase family protein yields the protein MSYLKEIRISGSGGQGIILAGIILAEAAMLDGKNVVQTQSYGPEARGGASKAEIIIADDFIDYPKVFLADIQLALTQEACDQYAGLIKRNGILIVDEDKVSNLPSTAAQVYQFPIVRLAKEKVGKEQTANMVALGVLVSITGVVSREALEQAVEARVPSSWKEVNQEAISLGWELGTASQSIAQGLWHGGDLSDFCNPNLS from the coding sequence ATGAGTTATTTGAAGGAAATCAGGATAAGTGGATCGGGGGGACAGGGTATAATCCTGGCAGGCATTATTTTAGCCGAAGCAGCGATGCTGGACGGAAAAAACGTGGTCCAGACCCAGTCGTACGGGCCGGAGGCAAGAGGGGGAGCCAGTAAAGCAGAAATCATCATTGCCGATGACTTTATCGACTATCCCAAAGTCTTTTTAGCCGACATACAGTTGGCTTTAACCCAGGAAGCCTGTGACCAGTACGCGGGACTAATAAAAAGGAACGGAATATTGATTGTGGACGAAGATAAGGTCTCTAACTTACCATCTACTGCTGCCCAAGTTTATCAATTTCCTATAGTGCGTTTAGCCAAAGAGAAAGTAGGCAAAGAACAAACGGCGAACATGGTAGCCTTGGGAGTGTTGGTTTCAATTACCGGTGTAGTATCCCGAGAAGCCTTAGAGCAAGCTGTGGAAGCCCGTGTTCCTTCGAGTTGGAAGGAAGTTAATCAGGAGGCAATCAGCTTGGGTTGGGAATTAGGAACTGCTAGCCAAAGCATTGCCCAAGGTTTGTGGCACGGAGGTGATTTAAGTGACTTCTGTAACCCTAATTTGTCCTAA
- a CDS encoding sigma-54 interaction domain-containing protein, translating into MSRLQQVREKGQKVAEAIATVLQTEVEIIDTNLVRVAGTGKVRNDVGSKLLRGFINKHVLKTGKHVFISEAGFHEICLSCPLAGRCFYKASIVYPIYLEQDVIGTISLIAFDDQQRQNMLARADSLIEFIGRMADFISSKVAETELLEEKIVMANQLEALINSVHEGVIAIDQKGRITHFNRSAEKLFGTKRRNVLGKDFQEYFEAVPLLEVLRDGKGFTSREVYFKFNQKNLHLVCTAKPIKSSERKIMGVVATFRDFSETQRFAYEILSKQQHTLTFDNIIGRSPAIQRVKERARKIAGSNSTVLILGESGTGKELFARAIHAASSRAHKAFVAINCGAIPETLLESELFGYEEGAFTGAKRGGKPGKIELANGGTLFLDEISNMSLYLQAKLLRVLQERQIERVGGTQVIPVDIRIVAATNQDLQELVQKGRFREDLYYRLSVIPLIIPPLRERREDIPLLLDYYRERYSKLLSKKVEAFTPEALELCIKYAWPGNVRELINVVEYAINLEETNRITVDSLPPRMKQHLTKEHLINTVSESGSGIPSLAELEKEAIRRALQQFGWSEDGKEKAAKALGISRATIYRKIQKYALTPEGKHKASPVSKQ; encoded by the coding sequence ATGTCCAGGTTGCAGCAGGTCCGTGAAAAGGGGCAGAAGGTAGCTGAAGCGATAGCGACTGTGCTACAAACAGAAGTCGAGATTATCGATACCAACCTGGTGCGTGTGGCTGGTACGGGAAAAGTACGTAATGACGTTGGAAGCAAACTATTGAGAGGTTTTATTAATAAACATGTGCTGAAGACTGGAAAACATGTTTTTATCAGTGAAGCAGGCTTTCATGAAATCTGTCTTTCCTGCCCTCTGGCAGGAAGATGTTTTTATAAGGCATCTATTGTGTATCCCATATACTTGGAGCAGGATGTCATCGGCACTATAAGCTTAATTGCTTTTGATGATCAACAACGCCAGAACATGTTAGCTCGTGCCGACTCTCTAATTGAGTTTATAGGTCGCATGGCAGATTTTATTAGTAGCAAAGTTGCTGAAACTGAGCTTTTGGAAGAAAAAATAGTAATGGCCAACCAGCTGGAAGCTTTAATTAATTCGGTCCATGAGGGAGTTATAGCTATTGATCAGAAAGGGAGGATTACTCATTTTAATCGATCGGCAGAAAAACTTTTCGGGACGAAGAGACGGAATGTGCTAGGAAAAGACTTCCAGGAATATTTTGAGGCCGTTCCATTACTGGAAGTTTTGCGCGATGGTAAAGGGTTTACCTCCCGAGAAGTTTACTTTAAATTCAATCAAAAAAATCTTCATTTAGTTTGTACTGCTAAACCTATAAAATCCAGCGAAAGGAAAATAATGGGAGTAGTAGCTACTTTCCGGGATTTCAGTGAAACCCAAAGGTTTGCTTACGAAATCTTAAGCAAACAACAACACACTCTCACCTTTGATAATATAATAGGTCGCAGCCCTGCTATCCAAAGGGTTAAAGAAAGGGCGCGTAAAATTGCTGGTAGTAATTCTACAGTTCTGATCCTGGGAGAAAGTGGTACAGGTAAAGAGTTATTTGCTCGGGCCATACATGCGGCCAGCTCTCGAGCTCATAAAGCCTTTGTTGCTATTAACTGTGGTGCTATTCCCGAGACATTGCTGGAAAGCGAACTTTTTGGCTACGAAGAAGGAGCCTTCACGGGTGCCAAGCGGGGAGGCAAACCGGGGAAGATTGAGCTTGCTAATGGTGGCACCCTGTTTCTTGATGAGATTAGTAATATGTCCCTTTACCTTCAAGCCAAACTTTTGCGGGTACTTCAGGAGAGACAGATCGAGCGGGTGGGGGGAACGCAGGTAATACCGGTGGATATCCGAATTGTTGCCGCCACCAATCAAGACCTCCAAGAGTTGGTGCAAAAAGGTAGATTTCGGGAGGACTTATATTATCGTTTGAGTGTTATTCCATTAATTATTCCACCTCTGAGAGAGCGGCGGGAAGACATTCCTCTGCTGCTGGACTACTATCGGGAGCGATACAGCAAACTGCTATCCAAAAAAGTTGAAGCTTTTACGCCGGAAGCGCTAGAGCTCTGCATTAAATATGCTTGGCCGGGTAATGTCCGGGAGCTCATCAACGTTGTAGAATACGCTATTAACTTAGAGGAAACCAACCGCATCACCGTGGATAGTTTACCTCCTCGCATGAAGCAACACTTAACTAAAGAACACTTAATTAACACCGTCTCTGAAAGCGGATCAGGTATTCCTTCGTTAGCCGAACTGGAAAAAGAGGCTATAAGAAGGGCTTTACAACAATTCGGTTGGTCTGAAGACGGGAAGGAAAAAGCTGCCAAGGCGTTGGGTATCAGTCGAGCTACTATTTACCGTAAAATACAGAAATATGCATTGACTCCTGAAGGAAAGCATAAAGCGTCTCCGGTGAGTAAACAGTGA
- a CDS encoding RrF2 family transcriptional regulator: MKLNQATDYAFRAVLYMSRLPMGEVVEAKEIAEQEKIPLRFLLKIFRQLVAAGLVRSYRGVKGGYALAKHPKDISLRDVVEAVEGSIVMNRCLIEPEGCNKGGQPYCSIHHALSSIQKILIEELSRYDFYTLAGNSGRPE, translated from the coding sequence ATGAAGCTTAATCAAGCTACTGACTACGCTTTCAGGGCAGTCTTATACATGTCCCGCTTGCCGATGGGCGAAGTAGTGGAAGCCAAAGAAATTGCCGAGCAAGAGAAAATACCTCTTCGTTTTCTCTTAAAAATTTTTCGCCAACTGGTTGCTGCTGGCCTTGTCCGTTCTTATCGGGGAGTGAAGGGTGGCTATGCCTTGGCCAAACACCCGAAAGATATTAGTTTGAGAGATGTAGTGGAAGCGGTGGAAGGTAGTATAGTGATGAACCGTTGCCTTATCGAACCGGAAGGTTGTAACAAGGGTGGCCAGCCTTACTGCTCTATTCACCATGCCTTGAGTAGTATTCAGAAGATCTTGATCGAAGAACTCAGCCGGTACGATTTTTATACTTTAGCGGGTAACAGCGGCAGGCCAGAATAG
- the cooS gene encoding anaerobic carbon-monoxide dehydrogenase catalytic subunit, translating into MVNKCLSADCGLNEFLQSKKEVETSFDRLASQASKCGFGLKGVCCRLCAQGPCRISDRAPKGICGATADTVVARNFLRSVAGGAACYLHILENAANNLKGIASGKATLPLKGKERLAEVARVFGIVEEDSSRQAVQVAEMILADLYRPRAEKMRLVEAVAYRPRRERWQELNLLPGGAKAEVFDALVKTSTNLSSDPVDMLLHALRLGIVTGIYGLIFTNLLNDIMLGEPELRPAKVGFSVVDPDYINIVVSGHQQSLLSFLQEYLVSDEAFKLAREVGAKGFKIVGCTCVGQDLQLRAAHNEEVFAGHVGNNFTIEALLATGAIDLVVSEFNCTIPGIEPICDQLKIPQICLDDVAKKQNAQYLPFRLDGGLDLARKIAEAALESYRVRRGQVKVEVPDHGYEDVLTGLSEKSLKKFLGGTYQPLIELIAEGQIKGVAAVVGCSNLTVKGHDIFTVELAKELIKRDILVLSAGCTSGGLENCGLASPAAAKLAGEKLQAVCRKLGIPPVLNFGPCLSIGRLEMVAADLAQALRVDLPQLPLVLSAPQWLEEQALADGAFGLALGLPLHLAMPPFITGSPLVTKILTEEMKNLTGGQVIVEGEVIPAAEKLESIIVEKRAAIGLP; encoded by the coding sequence ATGGTTAACAAGTGCTTATCAGCCGACTGCGGGCTGAACGAATTCCTGCAATCTAAAAAGGAGGTGGAGACGTCTTTTGACCGTCTTGCGAGTCAGGCGTCCAAGTGCGGTTTTGGACTGAAGGGAGTATGCTGTCGGCTCTGTGCTCAAGGACCCTGCCGGATAAGTGACCGAGCGCCTAAGGGAATCTGCGGGGCAACAGCGGATACCGTTGTGGCCAGAAACTTCTTGCGGTCAGTCGCCGGCGGTGCCGCTTGTTATTTACATATTCTAGAGAATGCAGCCAATAATTTAAAAGGCATTGCTTCCGGCAAGGCAACTCTACCCTTGAAAGGTAAGGAACGGCTCGCTGAGGTGGCAAGAGTTTTCGGAATCGTCGAAGAAGACTCCAGCCGCCAGGCTGTTCAAGTTGCTGAGATGATTCTGGCTGACCTTTACCGGCCCAGGGCAGAGAAGATGCGTCTGGTTGAGGCGGTGGCTTACCGGCCCAGAAGGGAACGCTGGCAGGAACTCAACCTGCTTCCGGGCGGGGCCAAGGCTGAAGTTTTTGACGCTCTGGTAAAGACCAGTACTAACCTGTCCAGCGATCCCGTTGATATGTTGTTACATGCCTTACGGCTGGGGATCGTTACCGGCATATACGGTTTAATTTTTACCAATTTACTTAATGACATTATGCTCGGTGAGCCTGAGCTAAGGCCGGCTAAAGTAGGTTTTTCGGTGGTGGACCCGGATTACATTAACATTGTGGTTTCCGGTCATCAGCAGTCCCTACTTTCCTTCTTACAAGAGTACCTGGTCAGCGACGAAGCCTTCAAGCTCGCCCGTGAGGTTGGGGCCAAAGGCTTTAAAATTGTGGGCTGTACCTGTGTTGGTCAAGACTTACAGCTTAGAGCGGCACACAACGAGGAAGTTTTTGCGGGTCATGTGGGTAACAATTTCACTATTGAAGCCCTACTCGCTACCGGAGCCATCGACCTGGTGGTTTCTGAATTTAACTGCACCATTCCCGGGATTGAACCTATTTGCGATCAATTGAAGATACCTCAGATTTGCCTTGATGATGTGGCCAAAAAGCAGAACGCCCAATATCTTCCTTTCAGGTTGGACGGGGGTTTAGATTTGGCCAGGAAGATTGCGGAGGCAGCCCTGGAAAGCTATCGAGTTCGGCGGGGACAGGTAAAGGTGGAAGTACCCGATCACGGTTATGAAGATGTGCTTACGGGACTAAGCGAGAAGTCCTTGAAGAAATTCTTGGGTGGTACCTATCAACCCCTGATTGAACTGATTGCAGAGGGTCAGATAAAGGGAGTTGCCGCGGTAGTGGGCTGCTCGAATCTGACCGTGAAAGGGCATGATATTTTTACTGTTGAACTTGCTAAGGAATTAATTAAGAGGGATATTCTGGTCCTTTCTGCCGGCTGCACCAGCGGAGGTTTGGAAAACTGCGGTCTGGCGTCTCCGGCTGCTGCGAAACTGGCGGGAGAAAAGTTGCAAGCTGTCTGTAGAAAGCTTGGTATTCCTCCGGTGCTGAACTTCGGTCCTTGTTTATCCATCGGACGCCTTGAGATGGTTGCCGCCGACCTTGCCCAGGCTCTGAGGGTTGATCTGCCGCAGTTGCCGTTAGTTCTTTCCGCTCCTCAGTGGCTGGAGGAACAGGCGCTGGCTGACGGTGCCTTTGGTCTGGCTTTGGGCTTGCCCCTGCATCTTGCTATGCCACCCTTTATTACCGGCAGCCCGCTTGTCACTAAGATCCTTACCGAAGAAATGAAGAATTTGACCGGCGGCCAGGTGATCGTGGAAGGAGAAGTAATCCCGGCAGCGGAGAAATTAGAATCCATCATTGTGGAAAAAAGGGCTGCTATCGGGTTGCCATAA
- a CDS encoding cytochrome b N-terminal domain-containing protein — translation MAKGAELERSNGGMSAWIKERLSLKSLDYEVPAHANTFLFSLGGLTLVSFIILIVTGIILAQFYVPHPDAANQSIRVLMTEVKVGSLVRGLHFWAAQAAMITVILHLLRVFIYGSYKRPREINWLLGVVLFFVMTGLYYTGTILKWDQEAFEALAHAEEAAKFLGIFGILFSDEFAQGVPLLTRMYSLHVSMLPILVLGLLAVHLLLVKCLKISPLPWGHANTGQKQKFSQHLVKLIGFGLVLSGILILLAVLRPPAIGPVPVEGIEATKPPWLFLSIFSIENWTGLYGLLITAAFLGLALVVVPFIDRAATNNIGQRKSIVVSGVLIFVIAVALTFNGYISQPEQHLSMAEEEGQVEAESQPEAINDSHTADNTETADDEEVQSVKLVELEVLNNALALMNEIKSAVASDDFPLAAEKAVELDKILDGINAEIAAKDQERAADLKEHVHELVELLERPQPNSGEVNDLIEHTRESVEKAKLLFQEGEAVEETQVPELKSLRQALALLGEIEDAVGKEEIPAAAEKTVKLDEILDGINAEIAAKDQERAADLKEHVHELVELLEKSNPDMTDISELVEHTRESVEKALKLFE, via the coding sequence ATGGCTAAAGGTGCCGAACTGGAAAGGTCTAATGGAGGTATGAGTGCTTGGATTAAAGAGCGGCTTTCGCTGAAATCTTTGGATTATGAGGTGCCCGCTCATGCCAATACCTTTTTGTTTTCCCTAGGCGGACTTACACTAGTTAGCTTCATCATCCTAATCGTTACCGGAATTATTTTGGCTCAGTTTTACGTGCCCCATCCTGATGCAGCTAACCAGAGCATAAGGGTGTTGATGACGGAAGTAAAAGTTGGTTCTTTGGTGAGAGGTTTGCATTTCTGGGCTGCGCAGGCGGCAATGATTACTGTTATTCTGCACCTGTTGCGGGTATTTATCTATGGTTCGTATAAACGGCCTCGAGAAATCAACTGGCTGCTGGGAGTTGTATTGTTTTTTGTTATGACAGGATTGTATTATACAGGAACTATTCTCAAGTGGGACCAAGAGGCTTTTGAAGCTTTAGCCCATGCCGAAGAGGCGGCTAAGTTTTTGGGTATTTTTGGCATTTTATTTAGTGACGAGTTTGCCCAGGGAGTACCATTGTTGACTAGGATGTATTCACTTCACGTTAGTATGCTGCCCATATTAGTTTTAGGTTTATTAGCGGTTCATCTGTTACTGGTGAAATGTTTAAAAATTTCGCCGCTCCCTTGGGGTCATGCCAATACCGGACAGAAACAAAAGTTTTCCCAGCATTTAGTTAAATTAATCGGATTTGGTCTTGTTTTATCAGGAATTCTAATTCTTTTGGCGGTTCTAAGGCCGCCGGCAATAGGTCCTGTACCGGTGGAAGGAATTGAAGCTACTAAACCTCCATGGTTATTCCTGAGCATTTTTTCCATCGAAAATTGGACTGGCTTATATGGTCTTTTAATAACTGCTGCTTTTCTGGGCTTAGCTCTCGTAGTAGTTCCTTTCATAGACCGCGCGGCTACTAACAACATTGGGCAGCGAAAATCGATTGTTGTCAGTGGGGTTTTGATCTTTGTTATTGCGGTGGCGTTAACGTTCAATGGCTATATCTCACAGCCGGAACAGCATTTGAGCATGGCTGAAGAGGAAGGACAGGTGGAAGCGGAAAGCCAGCCGGAAGCTATTAACGATTCTCACACCGCTGATAATACTGAAACGGCGGATGATGAAGAGGTACAGAGTGTGAAATTAGTTGAACTTGAGGTTCTGAATAATGCCCTGGCTCTGATGAACGAAATTAAGTCAGCTGTAGCGTCCGACGATTTTCCCTTGGCGGCTGAAAAAGCGGTTGAATTAGACAAGATACTGGATGGGATAAATGCGGAGATAGCTGCCAAAGATCAGGAGAGGGCAGCGGACTTGAAGGAACACGTCCATGAACTGGTGGAACTTTTGGAAAGGCCACAGCCTAATTCAGGGGAAGTAAACGATCTGATAGAGCATACCAGGGAAAGTGTGGAAAAAGCAAAACTATTATTCCAAGAAGGAGAAGCGGTGGAGGAAACCCAGGTGCCGGAATTAAAATCGCTACGTCAAGCGCTGGCACTGTTAGGTGAAATCGAAGATGCGGTTGGCAAGGAAGAAATTCCCGCGGCAGCTGAGAAAACCGTTAAGTTGGATGAAATACTGGATGGCATAAATGCGGAGATAGCTGCCAAAGATCAGGAGAGGGCAGCGGACTTGAAGGAACATGTCCATGAACTGGTGGAACTTTTGGAAAAGTCCAATCCTGACATGACGGACATAAGCGAACTAGTCGAACATACGAGAGAAAGTGTGGAAAAGGCTTTAAAGCTCTTCGAGTAG
- a CDS encoding HAMP domain-containing sensor histidine kinase has translation MMIRGIFARLLLSFWAIILVTVIILLLLLSRVYTSFYTTEKEKKLVKAGKEITVMAEKYLEGSIPESQLSNKIQGAAHNYNSEISIFPSKKQKTSQSLKTFTSHLTADYFTKEDIQKVLEGEIVSKITVERGTSLMSVAVPLIKDGQVIGGVSLHSPMYDVTAASTQLRRLSAVVILLAALIATILTYFLAKYVSSPLQKMSQAALMIAKGDFSVKVDVRAKDELGTLARSFNYMAEQLARVEKMRREFIANISHELRTPISFISGVLQGIHDKTIQSREQEKYVSLAIKETDRVSKLINDMLELSRLEHGDIKLELQKVDLQEVVLETLAAKEPEFLKKDLKPELNFTAKPYVLADPNRVKQMIINLLDNAIRFSPTGKTIAIGIEKTYTQATVWIRDYGPGIPEEEQEFIWDRFYKVDKTRKQEEGSSGLGLAITKMLAEVQRGSVGVKSQLGEGSTFYFSLPLWENEN, from the coding sequence ATGATGATTAGGGGAATTTTTGCCCGCCTGCTGCTTTCTTTTTGGGCCATTATTTTAGTAACCGTGATTATTTTGTTGCTACTTCTTTCTCGCGTTTACACCAGTTTTTACACTACAGAAAAAGAAAAAAAGCTGGTTAAGGCGGGAAAAGAAATTACCGTCATGGCCGAAAAGTACCTGGAAGGAAGTATTCCGGAAAGTCAATTGAGCAACAAAATTCAAGGCGCAGCACACAACTATAATTCTGAAATCAGTATTTTCCCTTCAAAAAAACAAAAAACAAGCCAGAGTCTCAAAACTTTTACTTCACACCTGACTGCCGATTATTTCACCAAAGAAGACATTCAGAAAGTACTTGAAGGCGAAATAGTAAGTAAGATTACCGTTGAGCGGGGAACAAGCTTAATGTCCGTTGCCGTCCCGCTAATAAAAGACGGTCAAGTAATCGGCGGCGTCTCTCTTCATTCACCTATGTACGACGTGACCGCAGCCTCCACCCAACTACGTCGTTTAAGTGCCGTTGTCATCCTCTTGGCGGCACTAATTGCCACCATACTGACTTATTTCCTTGCCAAATACGTTAGTAGTCCGCTTCAAAAGATGAGTCAAGCGGCCTTGATGATAGCCAAAGGAGATTTTTCGGTAAAAGTAGACGTGCGGGCAAAGGATGAGTTGGGTACCCTGGCTCGTAGTTTTAACTACATGGCCGAGCAGCTGGCACGGGTGGAAAAAATGCGCCGGGAATTTATCGCCAACATATCCCATGAACTCAGAACGCCCATCTCCTTTATCAGCGGCGTCCTGCAGGGAATTCATGATAAAACCATTCAATCCCGAGAGCAAGAAAAATATGTTTCCCTGGCCATTAAAGAAACCGACAGGGTTAGCAAACTTATCAACGACATGCTGGAACTGTCCCGCCTTGAACATGGAGATATAAAGTTGGAATTACAAAAAGTGGATTTACAGGAAGTGGTTTTAGAAACGCTAGCAGCCAAAGAGCCAGAGTTCTTGAAAAAGGACTTAAAACCGGAACTGAACTTTACAGCAAAACCGTACGTTTTGGCCGACCCGAATCGGGTCAAACAAATGATAATAAATTTGCTGGATAACGCTATTAGATTTAGTCCAACCGGTAAAACTATCGCCATCGGTATTGAAAAGACATACACGCAAGCAACGGTTTGGATCAGGGATTACGGGCCGGGAATTCCGGAAGAAGAGCAGGAGTTTATCTGGGACCGTTTTTATAAAGTAGATAAAACCAGAAAACAAGAAGAAGGAAGCTCCGGTTTGGGACTAGCCATCACCAAAATGCTGGCCGAAGTCCAGCGAGGTTCGGTAGGAGTAAAAAGTCAATTGGGTGAAGGGAGTACTTTTTATTTCAGCCTACCGCTCTGGGAAAACGAAAATTAA
- a CDS encoding response regulator transcription factor produces MNQKILVIEDAKNLCDLIKLYLNKEGFEVLISHNGLEGLKLFQQEAPNLVLLDIMLPGLDGWQVCREIRKMSDIPIIIITAKDEEFDKVLGLELGADDYIVKPIKFKELVARIRAVLRRFHPTGLEVNKLVFPGMVIDADTYTVTVNKQEITLSPKELELLYFLASHPNKVFTRQQLLDQVWGYDFAGTTRTVDVHIERLRKKLKPHRQANQIKTVWGVGYKFEVRHDD; encoded by the coding sequence ATGAACCAAAAGATTTTGGTAATTGAAGATGCGAAAAACCTCTGTGACCTCATAAAGCTTTATCTGAATAAAGAGGGATTTGAAGTCTTAATTTCACACAACGGTTTAGAAGGCTTAAAACTTTTCCAGCAAGAAGCCCCTAATCTGGTATTGCTTGACATTATGCTCCCCGGTCTTGACGGCTGGCAAGTTTGTCGGGAAATAAGGAAAATGAGCGATATTCCTATTATAATAATCACTGCTAAAGATGAAGAGTTCGACAAAGTTTTGGGATTAGAATTAGGCGCCGACGACTATATAGTCAAGCCCATAAAATTCAAAGAATTAGTAGCCCGTATCAGGGCAGTACTTAGGCGTTTTCACCCAACAGGTCTGGAGGTAAACAAGCTGGTCTTTCCCGGCATGGTAATCGACGCCGATACTTATACGGTGACGGTCAATAAACAGGAAATTACCCTTTCGCCGAAAGAACTGGAACTTTTATATTTTCTGGCCAGCCACCCGAACAAAGTATTCACCAGGCAGCAACTACTGGATCAAGTATGGGGTTATGATTTTGCCGGGACCACCCGGACTGTGGATGTCCATATCGAACGTTTGCGGAAAAAACTCAAACCCCATCGCCAGGCAAATCAGATAAAAACCGTCTGGGGGGTCGGCTACAAATTTGAGGTGCGACATGATGATTAG